The Cygnus atratus isolate AKBS03 ecotype Queensland, Australia chromosome 34, CAtr_DNAZoo_HiC_assembly, whole genome shotgun sequence sequence TGGTAAGACAAACTATGCCACTGGAATCAGTCTCTGTTGTTTAGAGAAGGCCAAGTGGTGATTACTTCAGATGCTTCAAAGCATGGTCCCCAGAGGGACCCTGCTGTCGGCCCTGGAGCCCCAGGGACATGTGCAGGGAGCCCAGAGGGGCAGAACAAGGGAGGCCTTGGGCTGGTTCTGTGCTACtcctgggcaggagggagctcctggcaagtgtggagagccagctctgcccagcagcagctcctctgcacagcgcagcagggctgggggcactgcctgcagctggcacggggagagaaaggaggcaAGGAGAGCAGAGTAGCAGGATGGCCGAGCTCACGGCGTGGGAGGAATCTGCACGAGCCTGGACACGGTGagtctccagcagcagggcaatGTGGATGAGGAgtcagcctgcccagggagctgcGGGCAGAAGCTGTGGGGGGAAGGAGCCTGCcttcatttttgtgttcttgttGTAGGGCAGGCTATATGCTGAGGGTTGATGAGGACCTTTGTGTTGTCCGAGAGCCCTTGAGCAGCCCCTGTGGATCAGCATCCTTGTCATGGCCTCTTCATTACATTCTGCACAGCTAAAAGGGCGGCGATCGTACCTGCTCCTTGAGCTGCTCCCCTCTTCTCCCAGAACAGCCCAGTTCCTTTTTCAGCGTAACCTCTGAGTGCAGCATCTGAGGATGCTGCAAGCACCAAGCAGACGGGCACAAGGGTTAAAACTAAACTCTAAAACTCTTTGTAAATAGACAGATGTGCTGCACCTCTCCTCTGTGGAAGAAGGTGCTGTGAAGTAGACATGACCCATCAGGAGCCGATGGGCAGAGGTGCCCCCTCTGTACAGGACACTCAGCCAGCACAAACCAAGGAGATGCAcaaagatcctcctggaaagaaatgcaatgtGAGGGCTTAGGAATGAAGGGCgttttgctcagagaagcttGTTGtaaatttctgttgtttttctactTTGGCAGCGTCCACCAGCAGAGGATCAGATGttcaacagcagctccatcaccgagttcctcctcctggcattcgcagacacgcgggagctgcagctcctgcactttgcgctcttcctgggcatctacctggctgccctcctgggcaatggcctcatcctcacagccaTAGCCTGtgaccaccgcctccacacccccatgtacttcttcctcttcaacctcgccctcctcgacatgggctgcatctccaccactctccccaaagccatggccaatgccctctgggacaccagggccatctcctacTCAGGGTGTGCTGCCCaggtctttttgtttgtcttctttattggaactgaattttcagttctcaccatcatggcctatgaccgctacgttgccatctgcaagcccctgcactacgggagcctcctgggcagcagagcttgtgcccagatggcagcagctgcctggagctgtggttttctcaatgctgtcctgcacaccgCTGATACACTTTCACTGCCCCTCTGCCGgggcaatgctgtggaccagttcttctgcgaaatcccccagatcctcaagctctcctgctcagaggcctacctcagggaagttgggTTACTTACGGgtagtatttctttattttggggTTGTTTCACTTTCATCATGCTCTCCTACGTGCAAATCTTCAGGGccgtgctgaggatgccctctgagcagggccggcacaaagccttttccacgtgcctccctcacctgggCGTGGTCTTCCTGTTTATCAGCACTGCCATctttgcctacctgaagccccctTCCAACTCCTCCCAATCCCTGGACCTGGTGCTGGCAGTTCTCTACTCGGTGGTGCCgccagcagtgaaccccctcatctacagcatgaggaaccaggagctcaagGATGCAGTGAGGAAACTGTTCGAGTACTTCCAGCATCAATAAGGTGCCCATCATTCTAACAGGCCACTCACCACAGACAGAAGAGACTCTAGAAACTTTGCATCCCTGATGCTGCCTTACTCACTAATTAGCTTTATTTGTAGGAATGTACGGGCTTGTATCACAGAATGAGGGTGAGATGACCGAGGCCTGAAGGATGTGTCGGAAGATCAGGTGAGGAACTCCTGCTGTGCGTGTGGCCTTGGGTGTGTAACCAACGACGGTGATAAAAAGAACGAGACCTGAGCACGTGCAAGAACTGGGTTCAACCAGCAAACACAGTGAGGAAGACTACCAGCGACCACCAGAAGACCCCGAAAGACCACCAGTAGAAATAAACAGGGACGTTTACATATTCTAAGGAGTTCCAGAAAGTAACAGTACCGATGCgttaattattttttggaaaTCCAATGGATATGCATGCTCTGATTGCATATAACCTCTGTAGCTTGAACAACTCGGCGCGCACACCAGGTGGGGCAATCCCCTGTGGGCCCAGCAGCACAATTAatgaaatttctgctttcttctccaaatTGAATCTTAGAGAGTTTCTTCGACCTGCTTTTACAATCTTACCAGCTGCTAAGTCCAGGCTGATCTTCCTGGGAGCAGCGTCGGTACTTTGATAACCCACCAACCGATGTGACCGGGAGCTTTGCTCCTTGCCATTGCCTCCATGTTCGTTTTGCCAGCTCTGTGCCTCGGTTTTGCTGATtgttcccctttcctttcttatttttaggccaatcttttcttcttaacCCAAAcgtttgttttttaacccaatcttttctttttaacccaatcttttcttatttttaacccAATCAACACTCCCACATTCTGTCTCTTTCCTTATCAATCCGTACACGTGACCACCTCAGCCCTGAGAGGCTTTGTACTTACAAAGATGAGCTGCTCAGGAATTTAAAAGCCATGGGGGAGAAGGTAGAAATGAGAATCCTGAAAGAGGGAGACAAGGCACAGAAGAGGACTTGAGGTGAATAGGATCGGGTGCACGGGTGGTggtttcctccttccttc is a genomic window containing:
- the LOC118260980 gene encoding olfactory receptor 14C36-like is translated as MFNSSSITEFLLLAFADTRELQLLHFALFLGIYLAALLGNGLILTAIACDHRLHTPMYFFLFNLALLDMGCISTTLPKAMANALWDTRAISYSGCAAQVFLFVFFIGTEFSVLTIMAYDRYVAICKPLHYGSLLGSRACAQMAAAAWSCGFLNAVLHTADTLSLPLCRGNAVDQFFCEIPQILKLSCSEAYLREVGLLTGSISLFWGCFTFIMLSYVQIFRAVLRMPSEQGRHKAFSTCLPHLGVVFLFISTAIFAYLKPPSNSSQSLDLVLAVLYSVVPPAVNPLIYSMRNQELKDAVRKLFEYFQHQ